A stretch of the Coprobacillus cateniformis genome encodes the following:
- a CDS encoding DUF1905 domain-containing protein — MNEKLYEFDAEIQKVPDIDGAYIIFPYDVREEFQKGRVKVKATFDGVEYNGSLVRMKTPYHILGLRKDIRALIGKQPGDTVHVTIQERTELSGK; from the coding sequence ATGAATGAAAAATTATATGAATTTGATGCTGAGATACAAAAAGTTCCAGATATTGATGGGGCATATATTATCTTTCCATATGATGTTCGTGAAGAATTTCAAAAAGGACGTGTCAAAGTCAAAGCAACATTTGATGGTGTTGAGTACAATGGCAGTTTGGTGAGAATGAAAACCCCTTATCATATTCTTGGTTTAAGAAAAGATATAAGAGCATTAATAGGGAAGCAACCAGGCGATACAGTTCATGTGACAATACAAGAGAGAACTGAATTGTCAGGAAAATAG
- a CDS encoding Mbeg1-like protein, with product MKNTIYDYVDLRGDLSPIDFPYNEIDFLIFSELSYINLDEIIQLDYDHIITIHDAFLAYNDFYKNTNMPLNPTIRESYTLFEKMAKSYRYQNIQMISFVNDIDKELIKQFSAMTLILENQDMVVVYRGTDDSLVGWHEDFLMLCENVVPAQLSSVEYLKYISDFSYSYSLLDSLKNKYLAPSFFQRLKKHFQYKKQRPIYLTGHSKGGNLAMYAGCFIDSEIQKRIIQIYNYDGPGFQDEIMLSSEYKNMLPIIQSYIPHYSFFGIVLGHEENYHVVHSHYTGMLQHNGFSWEVGPYHFVEDELSCESVNFAIKVLLFLEKLSNEDKHLFVDSMFKLFDTLNLYTFSDLSHISYKHILGAIKELTLLDSKVRKMLIEVLHMLWLEAKKTKPE from the coding sequence ATGAAAAATACAATTTATGATTATGTTGATTTACGAGGTGATTTATCTCCTATTGACTTTCCATATAATGAAATAGACTTCTTGATTTTTAGTGAACTTTCTTATATTAACTTAGATGAAATTATTCAATTAGATTATGACCATATCATAACAATTCATGATGCATTTCTTGCATACAATGATTTTTATAAGAATACCAATATGCCACTAAATCCAACAATTAGAGAATCTTACACATTATTTGAAAAAATGGCTAAATCTTATCGTTATCAGAATATTCAAATGATAAGCTTTGTGAATGATATAGATAAAGAACTTATCAAACAATTCTCTGCAATGACATTGATATTAGAAAATCAGGATATGGTTGTTGTTTATCGTGGAACTGATGATTCTCTTGTAGGTTGGCATGAAGATTTTTTAATGTTATGTGAGAATGTAGTACCTGCACAATTATCATCTGTTGAATATTTAAAATATATCTCTGATTTTTCTTATTCTTATTCTTTGCTTGATTCACTCAAAAATAAATATTTGGCCCCATCCTTTTTTCAACGACTTAAGAAACACTTTCAATACAAAAAGCAAAGACCTATTTATTTAACTGGTCATTCTAAAGGTGGTAATCTCGCTATGTATGCCGGCTGCTTTATAGATTCAGAAATTCAAAAACGTATTATTCAAATCTATAATTATGATGGACCTGGTTTTCAAGATGAGATCATGTTATCTTCTGAATATAAGAATATGTTACCTATTATTCAGAGTTATATACCTCACTATTCTTTTTTTGGCATTGTGTTAGGTCATGAAGAGAATTATCATGTTGTTCATAGTCACTATACAGGTATGCTACAACATAATGGTTTTTCATGGGAAGTCGGACCTTATCATTTTGTTGAAGATGAATTGTCTTGTGAAAGTGTAAATTTCGCTATTAAAGTGTTACTTTTCTTAGAAAAGTTAAGTAATGAAGATAAACATCTTTTTGTTGATTCTATGTTTAAGTTATTTGACACATTAAATCTCTATACTTTTTCTGATTTATCACATATTTCTTATAAACATATTTTAGGTGCAATTAAAGAATTAACTTTATTAGATTCTAAAGTGAGAAAAATGCTTATTGAAGTCTTACATATGTTATGGCTCGAAGCAAAAAAGACAAAACCTGAATAG
- a CDS encoding LysR family transcriptional regulator, whose amino-acid sequence MELRVLQYFLAIAREETILGAAERLHMTQPTLSRQMKELEEELGKQLFIRGNRKITLTDDGMLLRQRAEEIVTLVEKTESDIMLSDASLSGDIYIGAGETDGMRLIAKVMHKCCEVYPNIKFHIFSGNSQDVADKIEKGLLDFGIFVEPADISKYDFIKLPSCDTWGLLMRKDSPLANKESILPDDIKDLPLICSDQVMFQNEISGWMEYSYDKLNIVATYNLIYNASLLVEEGNGYALTLDRLINTTGHSPLCFKPLEPKLQVGLTLVWKKYHLFSRAAEYFIKTLRQEFETY is encoded by the coding sequence ATGGAATTAAGAGTTTTACAATATTTTTTAGCTATCGCAAGAGAAGAAACAATTTTAGGTGCTGCTGAACGCCTGCATATGACTCAACCAACATTATCTAGACAAATGAAAGAACTGGAAGAAGAATTAGGCAAACAATTATTTATTCGTGGCAATCGGAAAATCACACTGACTGATGATGGCATGTTGTTACGACAAAGAGCAGAAGAAATTGTCACTCTGGTTGAAAAAACCGAAAGTGATATTATGCTTTCTGACGCCTCTCTTTCGGGTGACATTTATATTGGAGCAGGTGAAACCGATGGTATGCGCTTAATCGCAAAGGTTATGCATAAATGCTGTGAAGTCTATCCAAATATTAAGTTTCATATTTTTAGTGGCAACTCACAAGATGTTGCAGATAAAATAGAAAAAGGATTGCTTGATTTTGGAATATTTGTAGAACCTGCTGATATATCTAAATATGACTTTATTAAACTACCATCATGCGATACTTGGGGACTCCTTATGCGAAAAGACAGTCCACTTGCAAATAAAGAAAGCATTCTTCCAGATGATATCAAAGATCTTCCATTGATTTGTTCAGACCAAGTTATGTTTCAAAATGAAATCTCTGGTTGGATGGAGTACAGTTATGATAAATTAAATATTGTTGCAACATACAATCTTATATATAATGCTTCATTATTAGTTGAAGAAGGTAATGGTTATGCCTTAACCTTAGATAGATTAATCAATACAACTGGTCATAGTCCATTATGTTTCAAACCACTTGAGCCTAAGTTACAAGTTGGATTGACGCTTGTCTGGAAAAAATATCATCTATTTTCTCGTGCAGCAGAATACTTTATTAAAACATTACGCCAAGAATTTGAGACTTATTAA
- a CDS encoding recombinase family protein, translating to MRKISNNIGLDDCSKKLRIAVYCRVSSREQALYGYGIDAQKSKIDAYLSLFDVEVEEVNYYIDEGISAKNLNRPEVKRLIKDVKEDKVDAIYIYKLDRLSRSVIDIYNMIEMLIDHKCNLVAVMDNIDINSANGRLFVGILAIIAQWERETIIERTNDGLEEMVRQGKWPYASKPFGYNKNEDLILSVNEEEKKILYDIVVQIKSGMTIKEVERYLLKEYDITMSSLQIRKMLKREWYYGLFHYKGKTYTNICPKIYNEEDAEEIQKMISKRHRADNYDSRYYFRNKIKCVCGEILDLSSTKKGNKQYFYYVCPKCKMRINQDYIIEQSLYAISSEVSLKEIKNNTNKALRKYHSINRKIQDIHNKYINNKMDLNVYLTSLYRLEYDKKEQMAKISTDKLIDFIRWEQMTDLERCSFVNNHIARIIVDVHAKIVVKIEYIQK from the coding sequence ATGAGGAAAATAAGTAACAATATAGGATTAGATGATTGTAGTAAAAAATTAAGAATAGCAGTTTATTGTAGAGTATCAAGTCGAGAGCAAGCATTGTATGGATATGGGATAGATGCTCAAAAAAGTAAAATAGATGCTTATCTATCATTGTTTGATGTCGAGGTTGAGGAAGTTAATTATTATATTGATGAGGGAATAAGTGCTAAAAATCTTAATCGACCTGAAGTAAAGAGATTAATTAAAGATGTTAAAGAAGATAAAGTAGACGCAATATATATTTATAAATTAGATCGATTAAGTAGGTCAGTTATTGATATATATAATATGATTGAAATGCTGATTGATCATAAATGTAATTTAGTTGCAGTTATGGATAACATAGATATCAATTCAGCTAATGGACGTTTGTTTGTTGGAATATTAGCAATTATTGCACAGTGGGAACGTGAGACAATTATAGAAAGAACTAATGATGGTTTAGAAGAAATGGTCCGACAAGGAAAGTGGCCATATGCTTCTAAACCATTTGGTTATAATAAAAATGAAGATCTCATATTAAGTGTAAATGAAGAAGAAAAGAAAATATTGTATGACATTGTAGTTCAAATAAAAAGTGGAATGACAATAAAAGAAGTTGAAAGGTATTTATTAAAAGAATATGATATTACGATGTCATCATTACAAATAAGAAAAATGCTAAAGAGAGAATGGTATTATGGTTTGTTCCATTACAAAGGAAAAACTTATACAAATATATGTCCTAAAATTTATAATGAAGAAGATGCTGAAGAAATACAAAAAATGATTTCAAAAAGGCATAGGGCAGATAATTATGATAGTAGATACTATTTTAGAAATAAAATCAAATGTGTATGTGGTGAAATACTTGATTTGAGTAGTACAAAAAAAGGAAATAAGCAATATTTTTATTATGTATGCCCAAAGTGCAAAATGAGAATTAACCAGGATTATATTATTGAACAAAGTTTATATGCTATATCTTCAGAGGTTAGCCTTAAAGAGATAAAGAATAATACAAATAAGGCACTTAGGAAGTATCATAGCATCAATAGAAAAATTCAAGATATACATAATAAGTATATAAATAATAAAATGGATCTAAATGTTTATTTAACATCACTTTATAGATTAGAGTATGATAAGAAAGAACAAATGGCCAAAATCAGCACTGATAAACTTATAGACTTTATAAGATGGGAACAAATGACAGACTTAGAGAGATGTAGTTTTGTTAATAATCATATTGCTAGAATCATTGTAGATGTTCATGCAAAGATAGTTGTTAAAATAGAATATATTCAAAAATAA
- a CDS encoding DUF3783 domain-containing protein, which yields MKETLLLYHVADDVQKDIKNIAEQLHIQIQYLDESQLHETMGHILNIDGFEKSEVQNISGDFQQEFVFFAGMSDKQLDIILQLFRMQGIPKIPYKAMLTEHNVHYKFYQLYLSVADEYQQMSQINN from the coding sequence ATGAAAGAAACTTTATTACTATATCATGTTGCTGATGATGTTCAAAAAGATATAAAGAATATAGCTGAACAATTACATATTCAAATACAATATCTTGATGAATCTCAATTACATGAAACAATGGGGCATATTTTAAATATTGATGGATTTGAAAAATCTGAAGTACAGAATATTTCTGGTGATTTTCAACAAGAGTTTGTTTTTTTTGCAGGAATGAGTGATAAACAGTTAGATATTATATTACAGTTATTTAGGATGCAGGGGATACCTAAAATTCCATATAAAGCCATGTTAACTGAGCATAATGTTCATTATAAATTTTATCAACTTTATTTAAGTGTGGCTGATGAATATCAACAGATGTCACAAATCAATAATTAG
- a CDS encoding DNA-methyltransferase, giving the protein MIKEVKLNSIILGDAYEVIKKIDSKSIDLIVTDPPYLISKGSSGNGRISKQMLKLTNELQDSDVANGIKLDILDEFMRIMKKPNIYIWCNKKQILPYLNYFVGIHKCSFEILTWIKTNPIPTCGRNYMNDKEYCLYFRKGISLHTTYQTGKTYWITPTNVKDKKLYGHPTIKPIDIIKTLIQNSSAPGDVVFDCFLGSGTTAVASKELERNYIGIEKNSDYYEITLQRLLSC; this is encoded by the coding sequence GTGATTAAAGAAGTTAAATTAAATTCAATAATCTTAGGTGATGCCTATGAAGTTATTAAAAAAATAGATTCTAAATCAATAGATCTTATTGTTACTGATCCACCATATTTAATTAGTAAAGGTAGTAGTGGTAATGGCAGAATTTCAAAACAGATGTTAAAATTAACTAATGAATTACAAGATTCGGATGTTGCAAATGGTATCAAGTTAGATATTCTTGATGAATTCATGAGAATTATGAAAAAACCAAATATATACATATGGTGTAATAAGAAACAAATTTTACCATACTTAAACTACTTTGTAGGTATTCATAAATGTTCTTTTGAAATACTTACATGGATTAAAACTAACCCAATACCTACTTGTGGTAGGAATTATATGAATGATAAAGAATACTGCTTATATTTTAGAAAGGGTATTTCACTTCATACAACATATCAGACTGGTAAAACGTACTGGATCACTCCCACAAATGTGAAAGATAAGAAATTGTATGGGCATCCTACTATTAAACCAATAGATATCATTAAAACCCTGATCCAAAATTCAAGTGCACCTGGTGATGTGGTATTTGATTGTTTTCTTGGATCTGGTACTACTGCAGTTGCATCAAAAGAATTGGAACGTAACTATATTGGTATTGAAAAAAATTCAGATTATTATGAAATAACATTGCAGAGGTTATTGTCTTGTTAA
- a CDS encoding LCP family protein, producing MKAFDNKYLKRIVFSIQMISMILLIVMAYSVQLIPMKYLIGVGVFFVALLVGEYFLIFYKKEKSKRSLITQILSIILSCGLMVGSFYFYKAGRTVNLMTENKFQTRAFSVIVLKNSEIKNETQLPKHQVGYISSIGTENMSYAVAEIQKNVGNINLKDNKDFKSLLSALYNKNVDAILLDEAFRSLVEQEKDTFSDDTRVIYQVTKDEEAVSSKSVDVTQKPFLVFISGIDEYGDLSTVSRSDVNMLVGVNPNTKQILLISIPRDTYFPLHTSKGMDKFTHAGIYGLQESVNTLQDLVNEDINYYARMNFTSFIEIVDALGGVTVHASQDFTTKIGKYEIKKGENNLNAKQALAFVRERKSFIDGDFERGRNQQRMISAIVKKIGSPAILTSFSSVLDTVSQSVETNFSSSEINALVQMQLADMPAWDIQSYQIEGTPDSLPCYSLGGVSASVVVPSDLSIQQTTNYIDQLMAGEKIQTETGDLDQ from the coding sequence ATGAAAGCGTTTGATAACAAATATTTAAAAAGAATAGTTTTTAGTATTCAAATGATATCAATGATTTTATTAATAGTAATGGCATATAGTGTACAGTTAATACCAATGAAATATTTAATAGGTGTTGGTGTATTCTTTGTTGCTTTGCTTGTAGGTGAATATTTTTTAATATTTTATAAAAAAGAAAAAAGCAAAAGGTCTTTAATAACGCAAATTCTAAGTATTATATTAAGTTGTGGTTTAATGGTTGGTTCTTTTTATTTTTATAAAGCAGGAAGAACTGTTAATTTAATGACAGAAAATAAATTTCAAACAAGAGCTTTTTCAGTCATTGTTTTAAAGAATTCTGAAATAAAAAATGAAACACAACTACCAAAACATCAAGTAGGGTATATCTCATCAATTGGAACAGAAAATATGTCTTATGCAGTTGCTGAAATTCAGAAGAATGTTGGTAATATTAATTTGAAAGATAATAAAGATTTTAAATCATTATTATCAGCTTTATATAATAAAAATGTTGATGCTATTCTTTTAGATGAAGCATTTAGAAGTTTAGTAGAACAAGAAAAAGATACATTTAGTGATGATACACGTGTTATTTATCAGGTCACAAAAGATGAAGAAGCAGTTAGTTCAAAGAGTGTTGATGTGACGCAAAAACCATTCTTAGTGTTTATTAGTGGTATTGATGAATATGGTGATTTATCAACAGTTTCAAGAAGTGATGTCAATATGCTAGTAGGGGTCAATCCCAATACGAAACAGATTTTATTGATCAGTATTCCTAGAGATACATATTTTCCACTACATACAAGTAAGGGAATGGATAAGTTTACACATGCGGGTATTTATGGTTTACAAGAAAGTGTCAATACTTTACAAGATTTAGTAAATGAGGACATCAACTATTATGCTAGAATGAATTTTACTTCATTTATTGAGATAGTTGATGCATTAGGTGGAGTCACAGTTCATGCTTCACAAGATTTTACGACAAAGATAGGGAAATATGAAATTAAAAAAGGAGAAAACAATTTAAATGCAAAGCAAGCTTTAGCATTTGTTAGAGAAAGAAAATCTTTTATTGATGGAGACTTTGAAAGAGGACGTAATCAACAAAGAATGATTTCAGCGATTGTGAAGAAAATTGGTTCACCAGCTATTTTAACTTCATTCTCTTCTGTACTTGATACAGTAAGTCAAAGTGTTGAAACGAATTTCTCATCAAGTGAAATTAATGCATTAGTGCAGATGCAATTAGCAGATATGCCAGCATGGGATATTCAATCTTATCAAATTGAAGGAACGCCAGATAGTTTGCCTTGCTATTCTTTAGGTGGAGTGAGTGCTTCAGTTGTCGTTCCATCTGATTTGTCAATTCAACAAACAACAAATTATATTGATCAGTTAATGGCAGGAGAAAAGATTCAAACAGAAACTGGTGATTTGGATCAGTAG
- a CDS encoding DUF1846 domain-containing protein encodes MKKAFSNELYVELQSKHIQERIDQFDNKLYLEFGGKLFDDNHASRVLPGFEPDSKLKMLLTFKDKVEVIIAVCAKDLERHKVRSDLGISYDDEVLRLIDEYHRVGLYVGSVAITQYRHQNAADTFKAKLENRGVKVFIHYPIEGYPHDVNHIISQDGFGKNDYIETSKPLVVVTAPGPGSGKMATCLSQLYHEHLHGVNAGYAKFETFPIWNLPLKHPVNLAYEAATIDLNDVNMIDPFHLEKYNETTVNYNRDIEIFPVLNAMFNKIFGESPYASPTDMGVNMAGYAIIDNEAAKDASCREIVRRYYHAEVDYLMGKINTKSLEKMQMLLSQANVDAKNRKCAIFAKEIAEARQVPACAIELNDGHLISGKTSSLLRASSAALLNALKYLAGIDQEIELISPDMLQSILSLKNNYLNIANPLLDIDEVLLTLTIASSSQPNAKQCLEVLPLLKDCEIHSTVILSKKDTETLRNLQMNLTCDPKSAGA; translated from the coding sequence ATGAAAAAGGCGTTTAGTAATGAATTATATGTAGAATTACAATCAAAACATATCCAAGAAAGAATTGATCAGTTTGATAATAAACTTTACTTGGAATTTGGTGGAAAACTTTTTGATGATAATCATGCATCACGAGTTCTCCCTGGATTTGAACCAGATAGTAAATTAAAAATGTTATTGACTTTCAAAGACAAAGTGGAAGTCATTATTGCTGTTTGTGCAAAAGATTTAGAAAGACATAAAGTAAGAAGTGATTTAGGTATATCTTATGATGATGAAGTTTTAAGATTAATTGATGAATATCATCGTGTTGGTCTTTATGTTGGAAGCGTAGCAATTACACAATATCGCCATCAAAACGCTGCTGATACATTTAAAGCCAAATTAGAAAATAGAGGTGTAAAGGTCTTTATTCACTATCCTATTGAAGGATATCCTCATGATGTCAATCATATTATCTCTCAAGATGGATTTGGTAAAAACGATTACATAGAAACTTCAAAACCATTAGTTGTTGTCACTGCACCAGGTCCTGGATCAGGAAAGATGGCAACTTGCTTATCTCAATTGTATCATGAACACTTACATGGTGTGAATGCAGGTTATGCAAAGTTTGAAACATTCCCAATTTGGAATCTTCCTTTAAAACATCCTGTAAATTTAGCCTATGAAGCTGCCACAATTGACTTAAACGATGTCAATATGATTGATCCTTTCCACCTTGAAAAATATAATGAAACAACAGTCAATTATAATCGTGATATTGAAATATTCCCAGTCTTAAATGCAATGTTTAATAAAATCTTTGGTGAATCTCCATATGCTTCACCAACTGATATGGGTGTAAATATGGCTGGTTATGCAATTATTGATAATGAAGCAGCTAAAGATGCAAGCTGTCGCGAAATTGTTAGACGCTATTATCATGCTGAAGTTGATTATTTAATGGGAAAAATCAATACCAAATCACTTGAAAAAATGCAAATGTTATTATCACAGGCAAATGTCGATGCTAAAAATAGAAAATGTGCAATCTTTGCAAAAGAAATTGCAGAAGCAAGACAAGTTCCTGCATGTGCAATCGAATTGAATGATGGTCATTTGATTTCTGGAAAAACCTCTTCTTTGTTAAGAGCGTCAAGTGCAGCATTATTAAATGCTTTAAAATATTTAGCTGGTATTGATCAAGAAATAGAATTAATATCACCAGATATGTTACAATCTATTTTATCATTAAAAAATAATTATTTAAATATTGCTAATCCTTTATTAGACATTGATGAAGTTCTCTTGACATTAACAATAGCATCTTCATCACAACCAAATGCAAAACAATGTCTAGAAGTCTTACCATTATTAAAAGACTGTGAAATTCATTCAACAGTTATCTTAAGTAAGAAAGATACTGAGACATTAAGAAACTTACAAATGAATTTAACTTGTGATCCTAAGTCCGCTGGAGCTTAG